The DNA sequence GGGAATAGAACGTAAAGAGGTGACGGGAGGTAAGCAAATTACACGTGTTACTACAAACTTTGCGACTACTGCTTACCTTAATGATGATAATACCTTAGGAAGCTTCCATAACAGCTTCGATGAAGATACAAGTTCTGTTGAAAGTGAAGATTTGTTAGATGAACAAAATTATTTTTTATTTCCAATAAAAAGTCTCAAAGGTGATGGGGTAGCTGCTGCTGATGCTGTTCCGGAGGTTCCGGCTAAAGCTGCTCGTACTTCTCCTGATGTTGCTGCTGAAGCTGCTATCCCTGCTGTTGCTAGTACATTTACGGCTTCATCAGTTTTGAGTTTGCCTGCAGATAACTTGATGACAAGAAATGTTGAGTTATCTGGTTATTACCTTATAGAAAGAACGCTGGGTGATAAATATACTTTTGAGCAGGGAAATGAATATGAATTTAATTCGCCGGGGGATAAACGCTTTCAGTATGGTGCGGACAGAGAAATTATAGTGTGTCAAGATGATGCAAGTTTAGGTAAGAGTATTAAAGGCGAAGTTTATAATAAAGAAAATCACCTCAAAGAAAATCAAAACAAAAATCGTAATCTCGATGCAGGAAGCAGGTTATACAGGTCTCTTGTCGAGTTGTTGACCCTTAAACTTACAGGTTACCAAAGTTTTACTCAATCTCCCCTGGATGGGATCTGTAAGAGATTTCATAAAAAATTAACACCCGAAGAAGCCAACGACCTGTTAGATAACAAGTGTAATTTCAGAGTAGCCAGACACAATACCTTTAATATTCAGGAAGGTAATATTTTTGATTTTGGCGGTTATTGGAATTATGACTTGGGCAACAGTTATGCGGAAGTACATGGTACACAAGAGACTGAAATTAACAAATTATATTCTAAGGATATAGCCAAAAAAGCAGGCCCATGGTGGGAGAAAATCGAGGGTAAAAAGCTTAGTTTTGCTCAGAAAGATGAAGAACAGGTAGAAAAATCATATAACAACCAATATAGCTATACTAAGGGCAAGACAATCGAAGTACATAAGGGCGATGCAGAAAGTCAGCATTATGGTAATTCTTATGATTATCATACAGGTGATAGTTATGAAGAAGTTGATGGTCATTCTATTTCTCATGTTCGTGGTAGTTGTCATAGCACACATCATGGAGCGACTAATGAGATGTTTATGGGGGCAAAGAGTGAGTTTCTATTAGGAGTGTCTAGCTCTGTCGTTGTTGCAGCAGTTAATGATATGTTTGTAGGACCTAAAATTGAAATACAAGTCGCTCCAGGCTTTTACTTCAGTGCTGGTTCCAAAACGGAAATTGAATCTTTTAAATTTAAAAACGTGGCGACAGAAGCCGCAAATGCAGCTATTGATTTACAAGCTGCTATTGCCACAGTAGACAATGATATAACGATATTAATGAATAGTATCAACACTATACAAAGCTCAGTAAACACTGTTGTTACTAAAGCTAATGAAGTTGACTTTACGATGATAAAGTTATCATCGGGCGCAGTGAACATGCTGAATTAATTGAAGATATAAAAAAGTGAATATAATTAAACCCCTGCAACTTGCCGTACTGCATAAATCCTTTTCTTATTTAGAAAAGGATATTTTTGCGGTGTCCATTCCTATTGCTTTTTCCTTAACGGACGGCGAAATTTTACTTGAGCAAAAACTATGGGAAAGCGTAGGTGAACAAATCGGCAATAATATTTTTGATGCCGCCATGCCCAAAGCCTGTGCTGAAGTACTGGTTGCCGGTGATTTTATTGCGCCAAATAATAAAGCCGTCGCTGCCGGCTTGGTGCATTTGCAAGTGTCTCGTCAAGACCAGCGTGGCCAATGGCAAGACTTAGTGGATAAAGAGCTGCTGGTTTTTGGCGATCGAAACTGGTACAAACAATTAGGCGCGGGTCTTGCCAGCAGCTCCGCTGAGCTTATAACTACTATGACCATAAGCTATCAAAATGCTTATGGTGGTGAAGGTTATCAATTAAACCCCGAAGGAAAAGGCTTTAAACCGGTACAGACAGATACGGGTGAAAAGCAATTTTTACCCAACATTGAATATAAAAATCAATTGTTAACCTCATCGTCACAACAAGTGCCGCCTGCCAGTTTTGGCCGGGTTGATATGATGTGGCCGCAACGTTTATCCCTTGCCGGCACCTACGATCAGGCTTATCTTGATAACCAAATGCCGGGCCTCGCGAATGATATCGATTGGTTATATTTTAACGATGCCGCTAAAGATCAGTGGCTTGATGGTTTTTTTCAAGGTGACGAGCAGTATTTTATTAGCAATATGCATGCTGAGCATGCAGTGCTTAAAGGGCAATTACCGCCCATTTACGGCCGTGCCTTTGTAAATCAAAACGTGCCGCTAAAAGATAATAACCAGCAAATGACCGGGGAATACCAAAATGAGTTTAAAGAAATAAAAACTAAATTGGACACGCTGTGGTTATTTCCTAATGCCAATATGGGGGTGATGATCTATCGCGGTACTATTAAAGGTTATAGCGATGACGGCTGTGATATTACGGCGTTATTATTAGCTTGTGAAAACCGCAATGATACGCCTCGTCATTTACAGCATTATCAGGATCAACTCACTAAAAGGTTAGATCCTGATCACGGTTATAAATATATGCTGTTTTCATCCCCATTGATTGCCGAGGGCATGCGTTGTGGTTTTAAACAACTGCAGGATGATTTTGATTTCCCATTAGAAATGCTTGGTAAAGCCAATATGGATGAATTTGCTGATACTAAAAAAGCCGAGGCTATGTTGCAAGTCGACGATGCCAAGCTGCAAATTATTGAGCAATGTAAGGCCGCAGGCGTGGACCCAACACCCTATTTAGATAAAATTAACAACCCTGAAAAAGCCCCTGAGCAGTTAAAAATAGAAGCCTTAATGGAAAAAATGGCACCGGGTATAGTGACCGATCCGGAAAATATCGATATTTTTAATATTGATTTATCGGTGATGGATGAAATTAAAGCTTATACCGATGAAATGGCCGCGCAAAAAACAGCCGAAGCAAAAGCGCAAATCAAAGTGGAAGTCGAAAAATTAAAAAGTATGCCCGATGTCCATTTATTTGCTGATGCAATTGCAAAAATGGAAAATGCGATAAATGAAATAGATTTACCTCCAATGTGGCCACGTCCTGATATAAAAGGGCAATTGGTTGAAGTCAAAAAGCAAGTGGCAGAGACAGAAAAAAAAATAGCGGATCTTAGAGCGCAAGGCGTGTCTGAGGAACAGTTACCAAAAATAGATATTAATATTGAAAAGATAGAAAAACAATTGTTAGATGCTGAAGTTAAGTTAAAAGAAACCTATGCGATGGGCGCGCACTTAATGCCAACAAGCCGTTCACCGCACCCCGGGCAGGAAGCGCAAATCAAAGCGGATTTTTTACAAAAGTGGCGCACCGGGCAAGCGCTGACCAATGGCGATTATGCTTGTATTGATTTAAGCGGTGAAAACTTAGTGGGCATTGATTTAAGCGGCTGTTATCTTGAGGGCGTGAACTTTAGCCATTGTGATTTAAGCAATGCTAACTTAGAAAAATCCATATTGGCAGGGGCGAATTTAAGCAATGCGAAGCTGATTAATGCCAATTGCCAGGGGGCCAATATTGGCGCGGCTAATTTAAGCGATGCTGATTTTAGCGAAGCTAACTTAAGCAAAGCACAACTGGGCGGATCAAATTTCACCCGGACTCAACTGCTGCGCTGTGAAATGCCTGAAATTAACTTTTTAGATACCACCTTTGAACAGACCGTTTTTAATGGTGCGGTGCTTAAACAATGTAATTTTATTAACCCCATCTTTAATAACTGTGAGTTTATCGGCACTGATTTAACTCAAGTTAATATGGTAAAGCCGGTATTAGTGCAGGCCAATTTTAGCCAGGCGACCCTTGATGGCGCAAATTTTGTTGAAGCGCAAGCCAGTGAAAGTGATTTTAGCCAGGCTCAAATGATCAATAGCCGTTTTGTGGGTGGCTGTATATTAAATAACAGTAATTTTAGTCAGGTGAACTTAAGCAAGTCATGTTTACGTGAAAACCAGTTAAACCACTGTGACTTCTCTCATGCACAATTAGCGGAAGCCGATTTTAGTGGCGCAGAGCTGGCTGATAGTCAGTTTGTAGGGGCCAAAGCTCACCGGACACAATTTATGAAATCACAATGTCAAAATGCTGATATGCGCGAGCTGAATTTAATGGAAGGTTCGTTATATAAAGCCTATTTAGTGGGAGTGACGTTTGATCGAGCCAACTTATACTGCGTTAATTTTATTGATAGTACATTAGGTAATAATAGTTATAAAGACGCTAATCTTGATCAAACTATTTTAAAAAATTGGCGGCCATAAATGTTAAAAGATGAGTTAATAAAAGCTGTAAAAGGGGGCGAGCCCCTGATTCAAGGCAGCGATTTATCGGGTGGTGACTACCAAGGCGCTGATTTAGGTGGCGGTACCTTTGAGTCGGTAAATTTTTCGGGGGCTGATCTGACAGGTGCCAAATTAAAAGAATGTAATTTTATTAATTGCACTTTTACTAAGGCAAAACTGGATAGTGCAAATTTAATTTTAGCCAATTTTATTGAGCCCAATGGTGAGGGGATTAGTATAAAGGGCAGTGATTTACGGCTGGCTAATTTTATTGATGCCAATTTTGCTCAGGCGGATTTATCCGATGCCAATTTAGAAAATACCAGTTTTATTAATCCTAACCTTAAAGCGGCAAAATTGATTGGTGCAAAATTAACGCAGTGTCATTTTATTAACGCTAATTTAGAGCAGGCTGATTTTTCCAACGTTATTATGTTTCGCGCTAATTTTATTGAGGCACAAGTTCAGGGGATTGTATTTACCGGTGCGCACTTAGAGCTGCCTTTTTTTATGAAAGCTGACTTTACCGGTTATGATTTTACTAATATAAAGATGATCAAACCGCAGTTCCAAGAAAGCATTTTAGTGGAGGCAAATTTCAGCAATATGGACATCAGTCATGCAGGTTTTATGGAGGCGAATTTAAGTAAGGCGAATTTTTCCAATGTAATAGCCAAAGAAGCCAACTTTATTAAAGCGAACCTGCACCAGGCTAACTTTGTGAATGCCCAAATGCCCCGTGCGTTATTTCAAGAGGCAAACTTAACTAAAGCTTATTTTACTAATGTTTATGCTGAGCAAACGCTGATGGTTAAAACCGATTGTACGGGGGCTGTTTTTGCGGGCGCTGATTTCACTTACGCGGACTTCAGCCATGCAATCTTAACGGAAGCTGATATGTCGGGTACTCGGTTATTCTCAACAAATTTACACGAAATTATTGAACAGAAAACCAACTGGCAAAATGCCAGCAGGCAGCTTGCCAAAGAAACGGATGAAATGAAAAAAAAGGCCGAAAAATGGTAGTTAGTGGCAAAGTTGCCAATTGAATATAAGCCCATAATAGGCACTGTACTTATTAAATAAATTCAGACCAAGGGGGTCTAACCATGGCAAATGTATTACCAATACATCAACAAGCAACAGTAACAGAAAACGAATTGGCGACAATTCAAGGTGGTTTTGCTAATGATTACATGGTGTTATCAGAGCGTGGCGTTTTTCGTGCAAATAAAGCCTATAGCTGTTTAGTGCAGCCTATACCCGGAGATAAAGTGTTAATCGCTAATATTGCTGACGAACATTATATTTTAGCGATTATTGAACGGCCTGAGACTAATAATATGACGCTTTCCTTTCCCGGCGACGTTGCCTTTGAGGCAACTTCAGGTGCACTAAAATTAACCTCTGGCAAACAAATGTCACTGACGAGCGCAGAAAAGATCCAATCTACCTCGACTGAAATAGGGATCAATACCGCTAACATGAAAGTTCAAGCTAATGAATGTTCTGTGGTGGGTGATAAAGCCGTTAGCCAGTGGCGTGAGGTTAACTCCTTTAGCAGTGCCATGAATTTAGTCACCGATCGTTTAACACAGCGCATTAAAAACAGCTTTAAAACCGTTGAAGGCTTGGATCAACAAACCAGCTTGAATTTTTTACAAACCATAGGAAAAACTTTATCTATTCGTTCACGCGATGCAGTTATAACGGCAAGAAAAGACGTTAAAATTGACGGTGAACGAATTCATATGGGTTAACCTTTACACTAGGAGATAATAATGCCTTTTTGGACGACACAAATGTGCAGTATAAATTTTGCATTCCCCAATGTTTGTATAACCCCTATTCCTACACCTGTAGGGCCTATCCCAGTGCCTATTCCCTATCCGAGTATAGCAATAACTTGTACGGCTATTCCGTCACAGGTGAAGGTAATGGTTATGGCTATGTTCACTCACAATATGATGACCATTACGCCGATGAGTAATGGTGACAGTACCGGTGTATGGATGAATCCTTTATCCGGTATGATAATGGGACCACAAAAACAATTAATGGGCAGTATTAAGACCTTCGTTGGCGGTTTACCGGTTAACAAAATGTTAGGTTTGTCCGGGCAAAATGGCATGATGCCCGGCGCTTTTGGTCTGACCTTGAGCCCGTCACAAATTAAAGTAATGAGCATGGTTTAATAAATTAAACCCTTCTGCGGGAAAAACAGGGTGGCTTGATGCTGTTTTGCATTGGCAGCATTACTGGGCAGATGCTGCTTTTTTTTACTAGAATAGCAACACTAAGCAGCAGCTTCGATAAAATCATTTACTGGTAATAAAAGGTAATAAAAGGTAATAAAAAAGGACTTTGTGTATGAGCCAATATCATTTCAAATTCATCTGTCAGGGCCATGATTCGCAAGACAAGGATTCGCCAGACAGTGAGCTGACATTATTAAAATTTTCTGGTCAGGAAGGTATCTCCCGGTTATTTAATTTTACATTGGAGCTTAAATCCACTGATCTTAATTTAGATGAAGACAGCTTACTGGATAAACCCTGCCGAATAGAAATTTATGATGGCAAGCAAGCTAAACCTATTCGTATTATTCATGGTTTAGTCAATGAATTTGAAGATATTAACTACCTGCCTGACTGCACCTTATACCGCGCGACTATTGTCCCTAGAATCTGGCAGCTCGGATTGTTTGAAACCAATGAAGTGTATTTAAACGAAACCATTGAGCAGACACTGAGTGTTATATTAGAGGAAGCCGGCTTTATTGAAAATCAAGATTTTCGCTTTGAACTTGCCCGTACTTACCGTAAATGGCCCTTCAGGCTGCAATACAACGAAACCCATTTAGATTATCTGCAGCGCATTATTGAGCGTGAGGGAATTTATTATTATTTTGAGCAAAGCGACAGTGCCGAGGTGATTGTCTTTTGTGATAATAACCAGGCATTGCCGTCAATCGCCCAGCCCGACCAAAGCAGTAAAATTGTGTTTCAGGCCAATAGCGGTATTAATGTGGCAAGCAAAGCAAACACAGTGACCAATATTATCTGTAAACGCCATACGCTGCCGAAAAAAGTGACATTACGTGATTTTAATGACGAAACGCCCTCCTTAGATATTCGTGGGGAGCATATTATTAATAATCGCGGCAGGGGAGAAATTAACCTTTACGGATTAAATATTACTTCACCCGAAGAGGGGCAGCAATTGGCGGAAATACATGCCAATGCTTATTTAAGCCGTCAAAAAGTGTATATCGGTGAGAGTGATGCGGCGACTATGGTGATAGGTCATACTTTTAAGCTTAGCGAGCATCCTCGAGACAAGTTTAACCAGTTAACCTATTTATTAGAAAGTATTGACCATGAAGGTACTAATTTAAATCAATATCAGGAATTACACCCGGAAACAGATCTTGTGGTGAATTACAGCAACAGTTTTACCGCGCTTTCAACTGAGCATGACTTTGCCCCGAAAAGACAAACGCTCGCCCCTGAGATTAACGGTACATTGAATGCGGTTATCGATGCTGAAGCGGATTCCGGCTATGCGGAGCTCGATGCGTTCGGCCGTTACAAAGTCAAATTGCCCTTTGACCGAAAAGATCGGTATGGCGGCAAGGCTTCACATTGGGTACGTATGATGCAGCCCTATGGCGGCGCAAATGAAGGCATGCATTTTCCGCTGCGCAATAATACCCGGGTATTATTGGGCTTTATTGGCGGCGATCCGGATCGACCCTTTATCAGCGGCACTATTAATGACAGTGGCGACCAGCAGAGTATTGTCACCGCTGAAAATCAAACCAACAATGTTATAAAAACCGCCTCTGGTAATAAAATAGAGCTGGAAGATAAAGAGGGAAAAAACCGCATTAAACTGCAGACGGGGGATAATCAAACCTATATGCACTTAGGGGCACCCAATCATGATGGTTCGGGGTATGTGATGGTGACAGGGGGGATAGAGCGCAGAGATATTGGCGGTGGTCAGAGAGTAGATATTAGAACGGTACCGGAGACCTTAAATGCTCCTGCATATTCTTCAGACGAAACTTACAGTCTTGGAGATTTAGTTCGTCATAGTGGAAAATTTTATAAATGTAACACTGCAATTATTACAATTGAATCGTTTGCTAAGACAAAATGGGATTTTGTAGCGAATGTAGGGAACAGTGTAACTGCTTATTCGAATAGTAGTACTTATACTGTCGATGATATCGTTAGTCATAACGGTAAATCATACAAGTGTACTACCGCAATAGATCCTGCAGAGGGGTTTACCGCTTCAAAGTGGAGTGTGATTGGAAGTGTAGCTACTTATTTGAATACTAATACTTATGTTCTTAATGATATTGTTAGTCATAACGGTAAATCATACAAGTGTACTACCGCAATAAATTCGGGAGAGGAGTTTACCGCTTTAAAGTGGAGTGGAATACATTTATTTAGAGCTTCAGTGGACTCTGCTTCTGCATTCATTAGCCCCCATGATGAATATTCAGGTAAATATATTATTTCACGAATCAATGGAGAGCAACATAATTACAATGTAGGTAATAGATTTAATTATTATGCTACGGCTTCCGATGGTACAGGTGTTTTTACTCCGAATAGCGCTAATAAACACTTTTTCTTTGGTAATAATTGGGAAGTGCATCATTCGGCTCACGGTAGTATCGAAATTGATAGTCTTAGTACAATCATGGAGCAATATGGTCTGGCGGGGGTACTTGACTATGCAGGAAACCCTTTACCCGCGTCCGAACAAGCTGATATTGATAAGGCTCAAACCGCTGCAGATAATGCTCTAACTACAGCTCAATATAATCGAGATAACCCAGTATCTTCAGATAAAATTGCTGGTCTTGATAAGGCTGTTACTGCGGCTAAAAAAGCCGCAACAACAGATGCTGTTAACGCTACTGCCAAATGGTACAAATATTTAGAAAAAGGTCGCGTTAGTGTCGCGCAGCACGATACTTTCACTGCGCAAAACGGTAATATTTTCGATTTTGGTGGTTACTGGAATTATAATTTGGGTAATAGTTATGAGGAAAATACTATCACTCAAGGTAATACAGAAATTAATCGTGACAAGTTAGACTATGACTGGTGTGATATTGGAGGACCCAACTGGACGGTATTAACACCACCATCTGACGCATTTTCAAAATTTGGTAACCCTGACCTTACTGGTTTCATAGGTAGTACTAATATGGGAAAAAACATAGATGGTCATACCTATGATTACAGTACGAATACTCATGGTATTGAGATAAACCATAAATGTAATTCTTTCGAACTTTCTGTCGGAGGAGAAAGCAGAGAAGTTAAATATAACGGTGAGGGGAAGAAGACCTATGAGTCTAAGTCCGGCGCAGGAAAATCAGAAGAATGGAGCTGGACACCTGGAGGGGAGTGGGGTACTTATTCTAAAAGTGTTTTTACCGATGAAGATGGTAAGTATAATGAAAGTAAAAATTTTTTAAATTACACACAAACTTCTTATGAAACATCTAGCGAACCGGCACCGGGAGCTAAATTTAGTTTTAAAGCGGATTATTTACCAACGCTAGAAATGAAAATGGAAGTGGACGTAGG is a window from the Psychromonas ingrahamii 37 genome containing:
- a CDS encoding DUF3540 domain-containing protein; amino-acid sequence: MANVLPIHQQATVTENELATIQGGFANDYMVLSERGVFRANKAYSCLVQPIPGDKVLIANIADEHYILAIIERPETNNMTLSFPGDVAFEATSGALKLTSGKQMSLTSAEKIQSTSTEIGINTANMKVQANECSVVGDKAVSQWREVNSFSSAMNLVTDRLTQRIKNSFKTVEGLDQQTSLNFLQTIGKTLSIRSRDAVITARKDVKIDGERIHMG
- a CDS encoding type VI secretion system Vgr family protein codes for the protein MSQYHFKFICQGHDSQDKDSPDSELTLLKFSGQEGISRLFNFTLELKSTDLNLDEDSLLDKPCRIEIYDGKQAKPIRIIHGLVNEFEDINYLPDCTLYRATIVPRIWQLGLFETNEVYLNETIEQTLSVILEEAGFIENQDFRFELARTYRKWPFRLQYNETHLDYLQRIIEREGIYYYFEQSDSAEVIVFCDNNQALPSIAQPDQSSKIVFQANSGINVASKANTVTNIICKRHTLPKKVTLRDFNDETPSLDIRGEHIINNRGRGEINLYGLNITSPEEGQQLAEIHANAYLSRQKVYIGESDAATMVIGHTFKLSEHPRDKFNQLTYLLESIDHEGTNLNQYQELHPETDLVVNYSNSFTALSTEHDFAPKRQTLAPEINGTLNAVIDAEADSGYAELDAFGRYKVKLPFDRKDRYGGKASHWVRMMQPYGGANEGMHFPLRNNTRVLLGFIGGDPDRPFISGTINDSGDQQSIVTAENQTNNVIKTASGNKIELEDKEGKNRIKLQTGDNQTYMHLGAPNHDGSGYVMVTGGIERRDIGGGQRVDIRTVPETLNAPAYSSDETYSLGDLVRHSGKFYKCNTAIITIESFAKTKWDFVANVGNSVTAYSNSSTYTVDDIVSHNGKSYKCTTAIDPAEGFTASKWSVIGSVATYLNTNTYVLNDIVSHNGKSYKCTTAINSGEEFTALKWSGIHLFRASVDSASAFISPHDEYSGKYIISRINGEQHNYNVGNRFNYYATASDGTGVFTPNSANKHFFFGNNWEVHHSAHGSIEIDSLSTIMEQYGLAGVLDYAGNPLPASEQADIDKAQTAADNALTTAQYNRDNPVSSDKIAGLDKAVTAAKKAATTDAVNATAKWYKYLEKGRVSVAQHDTFTAQNGNIFDFGGYWNYNLGNSYEENTITQGNTEINRDKLDYDWCDIGGPNWTVLTPPSDAFSKFGNPDLTGFIGSTNMGKNIDGHTYDYSTNTHGIEINHKCNSFELSVGGESREVKYNGEGKKTYESKSGAGKSEEWSWTPGGEWGTYSKSVFTDEDGKYNESKNFLNYTQTSYETSSEPAPGAKFSFKADYLPTLEMKMEVDVGETKLSTHIGVMSNEVDIDLTAIRNVIKVEGFLLNTENILALETKFDYGGKYKNFSLVADFNLDTVRLQLEKRAAVIEMAVYELSVKQNAKIALNAGNIAINKKDIEVNKSSIKINSTDIMHLIF
- a CDS encoding DUF4150 domain-containing protein, whose product is MPFWTTQMCSINFAFPNVCITPIPTPVGPIPVPIPYPSIAITCTAIPSQVKVMVMAMFTHNMMTITPMSNGDSTGVWMNPLSGMIMGPQKQLMGSIKTFVGGLPVNKMLGLSGQNGMMPGAFGLTLSPSQIKVMSMV
- a CDS encoding DUF2169 family type VI secretion system accessory protein: MNIIKPLQLAVLHKSFSYLEKDIFAVSIPIAFSLTDGEILLEQKLWESVGEQIGNNIFDAAMPKACAEVLVAGDFIAPNNKAVAAGLVHLQVSRQDQRGQWQDLVDKELLVFGDRNWYKQLGAGLASSSAELITTMTISYQNAYGGEGYQLNPEGKGFKPVQTDTGEKQFLPNIEYKNQLLTSSSQQVPPASFGRVDMMWPQRLSLAGTYDQAYLDNQMPGLANDIDWLYFNDAAKDQWLDGFFQGDEQYFISNMHAEHAVLKGQLPPIYGRAFVNQNVPLKDNNQQMTGEYQNEFKEIKTKLDTLWLFPNANMGVMIYRGTIKGYSDDGCDITALLLACENRNDTPRHLQHYQDQLTKRLDPDHGYKYMLFSSPLIAEGMRCGFKQLQDDFDFPLEMLGKANMDEFADTKKAEAMLQVDDAKLQIIEQCKAAGVDPTPYLDKINNPEKAPEQLKIEALMEKMAPGIVTDPENIDIFNIDLSVMDEIKAYTDEMAAQKTAEAKAQIKVEVEKLKSMPDVHLFADAIAKMENAINEIDLPPMWPRPDIKGQLVEVKKQVAETEKKIADLRAQGVSEEQLPKIDINIEKIEKQLLDAEVKLKETYAMGAHLMPTSRSPHPGQEAQIKADFLQKWRTGQALTNGDYACIDLSGENLVGIDLSGCYLEGVNFSHCDLSNANLEKSILAGANLSNAKLINANCQGANIGAANLSDADFSEANLSKAQLGGSNFTRTQLLRCEMPEINFLDTTFEQTVFNGAVLKQCNFINPIFNNCEFIGTDLTQVNMVKPVLVQANFSQATLDGANFVEAQASESDFSQAQMINSRFVGGCILNNSNFSQVNLSKSCLRENQLNHCDFSHAQLAEADFSGAELADSQFVGAKAHRTQFMKSQCQNADMRELNLMEGSLYKAYLVGVTFDRANLYCVNFIDSTLGNNSYKDANLDQTILKNWRP
- a CDS encoding pentapeptide repeat-containing protein, with the protein product MLKDELIKAVKGGEPLIQGSDLSGGDYQGADLGGGTFESVNFSGADLTGAKLKECNFINCTFTKAKLDSANLILANFIEPNGEGISIKGSDLRLANFIDANFAQADLSDANLENTSFINPNLKAAKLIGAKLTQCHFINANLEQADFSNVIMFRANFIEAQVQGIVFTGAHLELPFFMKADFTGYDFTNIKMIKPQFQESILVEANFSNMDISHAGFMEANLSKANFSNVIAKEANFIKANLHQANFVNAQMPRALFQEANLTKAYFTNVYAEQTLMVKTDCTGAVFAGADFTYADFSHAILTEADMSGTRLFSTNLHEIIEQKTNWQNASRQLAKETDEMKKKAEKW